The proteins below come from a single Argentina anserina chromosome 1, drPotAnse1.1, whole genome shotgun sequence genomic window:
- the LOC126782331 gene encoding histone-lysine N-methyltransferase, H3 lysine-9 specific SUVH1-like: MEHSLGQDSAPGFGSFDKSRVLDVRPLRRLVPVFTSASSNSSSSTPPFVCASPAGPFPPGVSPFFPFFISPESQTRLEQDRQTPSSIPVNSFRTPPPSAAGVTPNRYTGPSNGGDATPSGRITRSRVQQQQQQSQSGVDEEDGFSLSVADGENTRKVGRPKGKFRSQKRTRTSQDFNVTFPDVDIDAIVDNILSSYTNTLSESEGSKESVGYVLMYYDLLRRRILQIEEMKEGIPGVLRTGRPDLRAATLFMNKGIRTNAKKKIGTVPGVEVGDIFFFRMELCLVGLHGQSMGGIDYMGIKNSSEEEPLALSIVSSGGYEDHMQDGNELIYSGQGGNASNDNRKDKEIKDQKLERGNLALEKSLHRGNEVRVIRGVKDVFHPTGKVYVYDGLYKIYGSWVDKGKSGANVFKYRLVRLPGQPEAFTLWKSIEQWKETNAGRPGLILPDLTSGAENVPVSLVNDIDGEKGPAHFTYSPSLKYSKPVKLTDPTAGCNCSGGCLPGDSSCLCIQKNEENLPYTANGLLVNQKSLLHECGPSCKCPPNCRNRVSQGGLRVRLEVFKTKDKGWGLRSWDPIRAGAFLCEYAGEALNVSGIESLGDDRADDYSFDANRTCQPLGVLPGDSIEGPNAPFPLLISANTAGNVARFMNHSCSPNVIWQPVLRENKNESDLHVAFYAVGHIPPMKELTYDYGMILPGNPYQRKKLCLCGSVKCRSFFY, from the coding sequence ATGGAGCACAGTTTAGGTCAGGACTCGGCTCCTGGTTTTGGGTCTTTTGATAAGTCTAGGGTTTTGGATGTCAGGCCTTTGAGGCGCCTTGTTCCTGTTTTCACTTCAGCTTCTAGTAATTCCTCATCTTCAACACCGCCTTTTGTTTGTGCTTCTCCTGCTGGTCCTTTCCCACCTGGGGTTTCTCCATTTTTCCCCTTTTTCATTTCACCAGAGTCTCAAACGCGCCTCGAACAAGATCGACAAACACCAAGTTCAATTCCAGTAAATTCCTTTAGGACTCCTCCACCCTCAGCAGCTGGGGTAACCCCGAACCGGTACACGGGACCTTCAAATGGAGGAGATGCTACGCCTTCCGGAAGGATCACTAGAAGTCGTgtgcaacaacaacaacaacaatcgcAAAGTGGGGTTGATGAGGAAGATGGTTTCAGCTTAAGTGTTGCTGATGGAGAAAATACAAGGAAGGTTGGGAGGCCAAAGGGTAAATTCCGGTCTCAGAAAAGGACACGGACTAGCCAGGATTTTAATGTCACTTTTCCTGATGTCGACATTGATGCAATAGTTGATAATATTCTCAGCTCATATACCAATACATTGAGTGAAAGTGAGGGCAGTAAGGAATCAGTTGGATATGTACTCATGTACTATGATCTGCTACGAAGAAGAATTTTacaaattgaagaaatgaaGGAAGGGATACCAGGAGTGTTGAGAACAGGGCGCCCTGATCTAAGGGCTGCAACTCTCTTCATGAATAAGGGAATTAGGACAAATGCCAAGAAGAAGATTGGTACAGTGCCTGGTGTTGAAGTTGgggatattttctttttccgaATGGAATTGTGCTTGGTTGGATTACATGGTCAAAGTATGGGCGGGATAGATTATATGGGAATCAAGAACAGTTCAGAAGAAGAGCCATTAGCATTGAGCATTGTTTCTTCTGGAGGGTATGAGGATCATATGCAGGATGGGAATGAGTTGATATATAGTGGCCAAGGTGGCAATGCCAGCAATGATAATAGGAAAGATAAGGAAATAAAGGATCAGAAGCTCGAAAGGGGTAATCTAGCTCTGGAAAAAAGTTTGCATCGGGGTAATGAAGTACGAGTAATCAGGGGTGTTAAGGATGTATTTCATCCCACTGGGAAGGTATATGTCTATGACGGTCTATACAAAATATATGGATCATGGGTAGACAAAGGGAAGAGTGGTGCAAATGTATTCAAGTACAGATTGGTAAGATTGCCCGGTCAGCCTGAAGCGTTTACATTATGGAAATCAATTGAGCAATGGAAAGAAACAAATGCTGGAAGGCCTGGACTGATATTGCCGGATCTTACTTCAGGGGCAGAAAATGTTCCTGTTTCTCTTGTAAATGACATAGATGGTGAAAAAGGCCCTGCTCACTTCACATATAGTCCTAGTCTCAAGTACTCAAAACCTGTTAAACTCACAGACCCTACTGCTGGATGTAATTGTTCTGGTGGATGTCTCCCAGGTGATTCCAGCTGCCTTTGCATtcagaaaaatgaagaaaatctcCCATATACTGCAAATGGACTTCTTGTGAACCAAAAATCCTTATTACATGAATGTGGTCCTTCGTGCAAATGCCCTCCTAATTGTCGTAATCGTGTGTCCCAAGGTGGTTTGAGAGTTCGTTTGGAAGTGTTTAAGACGAAGGATAAAGGTTGGGGTTTGAGGTCCTGGGATCCCATACGTGCTGGTGCTTTCTTATGTGAATATGCAGGAGAAGCTTTGAATGTTTCTGGTATTGAAAGTCTTGGGGACGATCGAGCAGATGATTACAGTTTTGATGCTAATCGTACTTGTCAGCCACTTGGAGTTCTACCTGGTGATTCTATTGAGGGTCCAAATGCCCCTTTTCCTCTACTTATAAGTGCAAATACAGCTGGAAATGTTGCTCGCTTTATGAATCACAGCTGTTCTCCAAATGTAATCTGGCAACCAGTTCTAcgtgaaaataaaaatgaatctGACTTACATGTTGCGTTTTATGCGGTTGGACACATTCCTCCCATGAAAGAGTTGACTTATGATTATGGGATGATCCTTCCTGGGAATCCATATCAGAGGAAGAAGTTATGCCTTTGTGGGTCAGTTAAGTGTAGAAGCTTCTTTTACTAA
- the LOC126787706 gene encoding RNA polymerase sigma factor sigB, which translates to MSILSSSSSLSVGYCDAHKHATVSSSSVICCSFLTPLSVPHPNHKNSNNKKKKLTLLAFGGSSLYDDIAMGFQAKARYPISFRAHYMVSPASHSTSTGTADLLDMEDFRLPSLKVNSDSLVASPPWTYTGAIGPPTEANYGAALATETLLRSDEAVIAAAAAEAVTLAKAALKVAKDVASLVGNHHAKAESLSPVSRGTNAFHINWAQHLETEQTLRTGDSMVSETALVEDHLIQIAIKDSEDVEPENEEFELLPEQLSGGIAARSRRQTERKARRTRAAEKAAASVVSVKSGSTSRKKRASLQDVDHSDPLRYLRATTHTSRLLTSTEEIELSEGIQELLKLEKLQEDLAQRCGTQPTIAQWAAAAGVDQKTLRKRVNYGILCKDKMIKSNIRLVISIAKNYQGAGMNLQDLVQEGCRGLVRGAEKFDASKGFKFSTYAHWWIKQAVRKSLSDQSRTIRLPFHMVEATYRVREAKKQLYSANGRHPNDEEVAEATGLSMKRLAAVLLTPKAPRSLEQKIGINQNLKPSDVIADPDAETAEDLLMKKFMKQDLEKVLDSLNTREKQVIRWRFGLEDGRMKTLQEIGELMGVSRERIRQIESCAFRKLKNKKRTKHLQQYVLS; encoded by the exons ATGTCAATcttatcatcttcttcatcactaTCAGTTGGGTACTGCGACGCCCACAAACACGCCACTGTCTCTTCCTCTTCTGTAATATGTTGTTCATTTCTCACCCCACTCTCTGTCCCGCACCCCAATCACAAAAACAGcaacaacaagaagaagaagctcacCCTGTTGGCCTTCGGAGGTAGCAGCCTCTATGATGACATTGCCATGGGCTTCCAAG CAAAAGCGAGATATCCTATCAGCTTCCGGGCACATTATATGGTATCTCCTGCGTCACATTCAACATCAACAGGAACAGCTGACTTGCTTGATATGGAGGATTTCAGATTACCTTCGTTAAAAGTTAACTCTGATTCTTTGGTTGCAAGTCCACCCTGGACATACACGGGAGCAATTGGTCCTCCCACTGAG GCAAACTATGGGGCAGCTTTAGCTACAGAAACACTTCTTAGAAGTGACGAGGCCGTTATAgcagctgctgctgctgaagCAGTTACTCTTGCAAAAGCGGCTCTTAAGGTTGCAAAGGATGTGGCTTCGCTGGTTGGCAATCACCATGCTAAAGCAGAAAGTTTGTCACCAGTTTCTCGTGGGACCAATGCTTTTCATATCAACTGGGCTCAGCATCTGGAAACTGAACAAACTCTTAGAACTGGAGATTCCATGGTATCTGAAACTGCTTTGGTGGAGGATCATCTCATTCAAATTGCCATAAAAGATTCTGAAGATGTGGAGCCAGAAAATGAAGAATTTGAACTTCTGCCGGAGCAACTTTCCGGCGGAATAGCTGCAAGATCAAGGCGCCAAACAGAAAGGAAGGCAAGAAGAACCAGGGCAGCAGAAAAGGCTGCTGCCAGTGTTGTGTCCGTGAAATCTGGTTCAACCAGCCGGAAAAAGCGTGCTTCTTTACAAGATGTAGACCATTCCGATCCATTACGTTACTTGAGAGCAACTACCCATACTTCTAGGCTTCTTACTTCAACTGAAGAAATTGAACTATCAGAAGGAATACAG GAACTTCTTAAACTAGAAAAGCTCCAAGAGGATCTTGCGCAAAGATGTGGGACTCAGCCCACCATCGCCCAATGGGCTGCAGCAGCAGGAGTTGATCAGAAGACATTAAGGAAGAGGGTAAACTATGGGATTTTATGCAAAGACAAAATGATTAAGAGCAACATACGTCTTGTTATATCAATTGCAAAAAATTATCAAGGAGCTGGGATGAATCTTCAAGATCTTGTGCAG GAAGGATGTCGTGGCCTTGTAAGAGGTGCAGAAAAATTTGATGCTTCAAAGGGGTTTAAGTTCTCAACCTATGCTCATTGGTGGATTAAACAGGCTGTTCGAAAGTCTCTTTCTGATCAGTCGAGAACAATTCGTTTACCG tttCACATGGTAGAGGCAACATATAGAGTGAGAGAGGCTAAAAAGCAATTGTATAGTGCAAACGGAAGACATCctaatgatgaagaagttgcaGAAGCAACAGGGCTATCGATGAAGAGGCTTGCGGCTGTCCTACTGACTCCAAAAGCTCCTAGATCTCTGGAGCAGAAAATTGGAATCAACCAGAATCTTAAACCTTCG GATGTAATTGCAGATCCTGACGCAGAAACAGCCGAAGACCTATTGATGAAAAAGTTCATGAAACAGGATTTGGAGAAGGTACTGGATAGTCTCAATACAAGAGAGAAGCAGGTGATCAGATGGAGGTTTGGATTGGAGGATGGGAGGATGAAGACATTGCAAGAGATTGGGGAACTAATGGGTGTTAGTAGAGAGAGAATTAGACAGATTGAGTCATGTGCGTTCCGAAAgttgaagaacaagaaaagaaCGAAACATTTGCAGCAGTATGTGCTTTCATAG